The proteins below are encoded in one region of Pleuronectes platessa chromosome 12, fPlePla1.1, whole genome shotgun sequence:
- the LOC128453804 gene encoding basement membrane-specific heparan sulfate proteoglycan core protein has translation MREANVSEWYYEFKWNDKPLVPITPTNVLRIPELTPDRNGDYQCIAHHNSSEENKQSNRATLSVSAHRPRATVRASRTSIPVGGSLTLTCSVEESAGWSYDWFTRSPDADETAIATNPVQNSLSISQGGSYWCKGRRTHSDFFSEKSHVHHIDRTLSNRSFVVLQHNWTQIFSGETISVRCEIKGGGDTQWVYEWRTTSSHQPVTGPNTAPTHSEYRLGPASVFHSGEYWCKARADWYSSTEWSEAFKLRVTPDKPRPRLTADNTTIKGKGSVALTCSVENASEWRYDWFRRTSASSAAQILRYNETDDEISISEEGIYSCRGRRGDTTFLTEDSNPVTIEKRVSHKASVALQPDWSLVFSGEMITVRCEVPADVLTEWEYEWTKPNSTTVPTHNEYRIVNASSSDSGSYRCLTKDKKNLNSTAEWSDDVTLTVSGEKDRRLHHDLSSLCHHHGRLLEPQGLSPVGGFHIRLQGGGSTGSNGGTEQNSSIIQGLTESAGYACRAGRGDPVFYTEYSETEWVWHVVSPDRVQYNYRDEIYMTCEGRSDEWRLWMFSEDKVQGDVILDSPVYSVTEVQSVTLSCSWFRRRKLDSNISFYKNGELLQSDVRKKLEISSVSKSDEGFYKCEHSGVFSPESWMSV, from the exons ATGAGAGAAGCAAATGTCAGTGAGTGGTATTATGAATTCAAGTGGAACGACAAACCACTGGTTCCCATCACTCCCACTAACGTCCTCAGGATTCCAGAGCTAACGCCCGACAGGAACGGGGATTATCAGTGCATCGCTCACCACAACAGCTCAGAAGAGAACAAGCAGAGCAACAGGGccactctctctgtgtcag CACACAGACCCAGAGCCACAGTGAGAGCATCCAGGACGTCCATACCAGTGGGCGGCTCTCTGACTCTGACCTGTTCTGTGGAGGAGTCTGCTGGTTGGAGCTACGACTGGTTCACACGTTCCCCAGACGCTGATGAAACCGCCATCGCAACAAATCCTGTTCAAAACTCTCTGAGCATCTCACAGGGAGGCAGCTACTGGTGCAAGGGAAGAAGGACTCACTCAGATTTCTTCTCAGAGAAGAGTCACGTGCATCACATCGACAGAACCT TGTCCAACAGAAGCTTTGTCGTGCTGCAACACAACTGGACTCAGATATTCAGCGGTGAAACGATCTCTGTCAGGTGTGAGAtcaagggaggaggagacacccAGTGGGTATATGAATGGAGGACAACAAGCTCCCACCAACCAGTCACTGGTCCAAACACAGCtcccacacacagtgaatacAGGCTGGGCCCTGCCTCTGTTTTCCACAGTGGAGAGTACTGGTGTAAGGCCAGAGCTGACTGGTATTCCTCAACAGAGTGGAGTGAGGCCTTCAAGCTGAGAGTAACAC CCGATAAACCCAGGCCCAGGCTGACTGCCGATAACACAACCATCAAAGGAAAGGGAAGCGTAgcactgacctgctctgtggaGAACGCGTCTGAGTGGAGATACGACTGGTTCAGAAGaacctcagcctcctctgcagctcagatCCTAAGATATAATGAAACAGATGATGAAATCAGCATCTCAGAGGAAGGCATCTACAGctgcagaggaaggagaggagacacaACCTTCCTCACAGAGGACAGCAACCCAGTCACTATAGAGAAAAGAG TTTCCCACAAGGCGTCTGTGGCCCTGCAACCTGACTGGTCTCTGGTCTTCAGCGGTGAGATGATCACTGTACGGTGTGAGGTCCCTGCAGATGTCCTGACTGAGTGGGAGTATGAATGGACCAAACCCAACTCAACTACGGTTCCAACACACAATGAATACAGGATTGTCAACGCGTCCTCGTCCGACAGTGGAAGCTACAGGTGTTTGACTAAAGACAAGAAGAACTTGAATTCCACGGCCGAGTGGAGCGATGACGTCACATTAACAGTTTCTGGTGAGAAAGACAGA CGGCTGCACCACGacctgtcctcactgtgtcacCATCATGGCCGACTCCTGGAGCCCCAGGGACTCTCACCTGTGGGGGGGTTCCACATCCGACTGCAGGGTGGAGGTTCTACTG GAAGCAACGGAGGGACTGAACAAAACTCCTCCATCATCCAAGGCCTGACGGAGTCAGCAGGTTATGCATGTCGAGCTGGAAGAGGAGACCCCGTGTTTTACACTGAGTACAGTGAGACAGAGTGGGTGTGGCATGTAG TGAGTCCGGACAGAGTGCAGTACAACTATCGTGATGAGATCTATATGACCTGCGAGGGGAGATCTGATGAGTGGAGATTGTGGATGTTTTCTGAAGACAAA GTTCAAGGTGATGTTATCCTGGACAGCCCTGTCTATTCTGTGACTGAGGTACAGAGCGTTACACTCAGCTGCTCATGgttcagaagaagaaaactcgATTCCAACATCTCTTTCTACAAAAATGGTGAACTCCTCCAAAGTGATGTCAGAAAGAAACTGGAAATCTCATCTGTGTCAAAGTCAGATGAAGGTTTCTACAAGTGTGAACATTCAGGAGTCTTCTCACCGGAGAGTTGGATGTCAGTGTGA